One stretch of Saccharopolyspora erythraea DNA includes these proteins:
- a CDS encoding TetR/AcrR family transcriptional regulator, with protein sequence MLHASAELFASKGVASTTVRQIAARVGVQSGALCHYFPSKIAIVREVVTTYLEQLKAGYDEVALRSLDPRAGLRAIVEVSLRTVEESPHATIVYQTELANLRDDPGYRDAKKLADEAQQIWLETIEDGKRAGVFREDIPTKVFHRFIRDAASLSIKWRHPDDAYTAEELTRDCLKIVLDGFTT encoded by the coding sequence ATCCTGCACGCCTCCGCCGAGTTGTTCGCCAGCAAGGGCGTCGCCTCGACCACCGTGCGCCAGATCGCCGCCCGGGTCGGAGTCCAGTCCGGCGCGCTGTGCCACTACTTCCCGTCGAAGATCGCCATCGTGCGCGAAGTCGTCACCACGTACCTGGAGCAGCTGAAGGCGGGCTACGACGAGGTCGCACTCCGCAGCCTCGACCCGCGCGCGGGACTGCGCGCCATCGTGGAGGTATCGCTGCGCACCGTGGAGGAAAGCCCGCACGCCACCATCGTCTACCAGACCGAACTGGCCAACCTTCGCGACGATCCCGGCTACCGGGACGCCAAGAAGCTGGCCGACGAGGCCCAGCAGATCTGGCTGGAAACGATCGAGGACGGCAAGCGAGCCGGAGTCTTCCGCGAAGACATCCCCACCAAGGTCTTCCACCGCTTCATCCGAGACGCGGCCTCGCTCTCCATCAAATGGCGCCACCCGGACGACGCCTACACAGCAGAAGAACTCACCAGGGACTGCCTGAAGATCGTCCTCGACGGATTCACCACCTGA
- a CDS encoding CoA transferase — protein sequence MQIWGIPGPQQEVVVASERAIVVVEEIVDRSVVRADPNRTVIPGFAVDAIVARPRGDHPSYMQGYYDRDNDFYRDRSAISSAPDALQRWLQEWVYDVPNQDAYLAKLGAGHFDPRTPEPTMSGRFDYGSAP from the coding sequence GTGCAGATCTGGGGCATCCCCGGGCCCCAGCAGGAGGTCGTCGTCGCCTCGGAACGCGCCATTGTCGTCGTCGAGGAGATCGTCGACCGCTCGGTCGTCCGCGCCGACCCCAACCGGACCGTCATCCCCGGCTTCGCAGTCGACGCGATCGTGGCGCGTCCCCGTGGGGACCACCCGTCATACATGCAGGGCTATTACGACCGCGACAACGACTTCTACCGGGATAGGTCGGCGATAAGCAGCGCTCCGGACGCCCTGCAGCGGTGGTTGCAGGAGTGGGTCTACGACGTCCCGAACCAGGACGCCTACCTCGCCAAGCTCGGGGCCGGGCACTTCGACCCGCGGACGCCCGAGCCCACGATGTCCGGACGATTCGACTACGGGAGCGCTCCGTGA
- a CDS encoding phosphotransferase: MENLPERLNDEKLLQGLGEFGIRAATIAYLPVGFGDYHWNVTGADGQRWFATVSDLEHKEHCGDNAASALKGLRRAMGTAACLHEDGLDFVVAPVRTTGGELLVELDERYALSIFPLLAGESGEFGQVLATTERDQVLDMLARLHTRTAPASTPRTVLDPSGRRSLETALDELSGSWDGGPFAEPARELVAEHAELIRTRLADFDRLADNVRQRDAALVVTHGEPHPGNLLRTDDGYLLVDWDTVGLALPERDLSVVSDDPAAFARYAEVTGKDVDAAALALYRLRWSLVDLAEFVVWFRGPHTRTPDSEAAWKGFTETVEQLADPSPRG; the protein is encoded by the coding sequence ATGGAGAATCTTCCGGAGCGCTTGAACGACGAAAAACTGTTGCAAGGACTGGGCGAGTTCGGTATTCGAGCGGCGACGATAGCCTACCTCCCGGTCGGTTTCGGTGACTATCACTGGAATGTGACCGGCGCTGACGGCCAACGGTGGTTCGCCACTGTCTCCGATCTCGAGCACAAGGAGCACTGCGGCGACAATGCGGCGAGCGCCCTGAAGGGCCTGCGCCGGGCGATGGGCACCGCGGCATGCCTGCACGAGGACGGGCTGGATTTCGTTGTGGCTCCCGTGCGCACCACCGGGGGCGAACTCCTCGTCGAGTTGGACGAGCGCTACGCGCTGAGCATCTTCCCTCTCCTCGCCGGAGAGTCCGGCGAATTCGGCCAGGTCCTGGCCACGACGGAACGAGATCAGGTCCTCGACATGCTGGCCCGGCTGCACACCCGCACTGCGCCGGCGTCGACCCCACGTACTGTGCTGGACCCGTCGGGACGCCGCAGCCTGGAAACCGCCCTCGATGAGCTCTCCGGCAGTTGGGACGGCGGGCCCTTCGCCGAACCGGCCCGGGAACTGGTTGCCGAGCACGCCGAGCTGATCCGCACCCGGCTGGCTGACTTCGACCGGTTGGCCGACAACGTGCGGCAACGCGATGCGGCGCTCGTCGTCACCCACGGCGAGCCGCACCCCGGCAACCTGCTCCGGACCGATGACGGCTACCTGCTGGTCGACTGGGACACCGTCGGACTGGCTCTCCCCGAACGCGACCTGTCCGTGGTCTCCGACGATCCCGCCGCGTTCGCCCGGTACGCGGAGGTGACGGGCAAGGACGTGGACGCGGCAGCCCTGGCCCTCTACCGACTGCGGTGGAGCCTTGTCGACCTCGCCGAGTTCGTGGTGTGGTTCCGCGGTCCGCACACCCGAACCCCGGACAGCGAAGCGGCATGGAAGGGCTTCACCGAAACCGTGGAGCAACTCGCCGACCCGAGTCCTCGCGGCTGA
- a CDS encoding MFS transporter codes for MPERPEASELGPSWPESRTQLSRQQNFRQFLGSHVLNETGAAATQVVLPLTAVLALGASAWEMGLLQAANYAAYLVLGLPAGAWVERMRPRRVMISADLVRFVALLSLPLAWAAGLLSLPLIYLVALLLGTAQLFGDIADHTYLPHLTGGSGLIEGNSRLQLVRSGSELGGPGVGGLCVQWLGAQAALIANAAASALSAVLLWRIALPDADPAPARGGLAGQIGQGVTFLLRHRVLRALALSASLNNLVFSAIFALDVVFLTTVVGLPSGAVGILLASGAAGALLGARIAPRLSRAFGGARVALFAVPAAAPWVFLIPLTGNGWMVALFALGHVAIAVGVTVFDIMQVSYRQRACPPHLLSRMTAMFRFAVWGAAPLGAVFGGALAELLGVRTALWSLATALLIVSPVLLLSPLRRMREFDDGS; via the coding sequence ATGCCTGAACGACCCGAGGCCTCGGAGCTGGGGCCGTCGTGGCCGGAGAGTAGAACTCAGCTGTCCAGGCAACAGAACTTCCGCCAGTTTCTCGGTTCGCACGTGCTCAACGAAACCGGTGCCGCGGCCACGCAGGTCGTCCTCCCGCTCACCGCGGTGCTGGCCCTGGGCGCCTCGGCCTGGGAAATGGGCCTGCTCCAGGCGGCGAACTACGCCGCGTACCTCGTGCTGGGGTTGCCCGCGGGAGCCTGGGTGGAGCGGATGCGTCCGCGCCGCGTGATGATCAGCGCCGACCTGGTCCGCTTCGTGGCGCTGCTGTCGCTCCCGTTGGCGTGGGCGGCCGGACTGCTGTCGCTACCGCTGATCTACCTCGTCGCTCTGCTGCTGGGCACCGCCCAACTGTTCGGCGACATCGCCGATCACACCTACCTGCCCCACCTGACCGGGGGCAGCGGGCTCATCGAGGGCAACAGCCGCCTGCAGCTGGTCCGCTCCGGTTCCGAGCTCGGTGGCCCGGGCGTGGGCGGGCTCTGCGTGCAGTGGCTCGGAGCCCAGGCAGCGCTGATCGCCAACGCCGCCGCTTCGGCACTCTCCGCCGTGCTGCTGTGGCGGATCGCGCTGCCCGACGCCGACCCTGCGCCGGCTCGCGGTGGGCTGGCCGGTCAGATCGGCCAGGGTGTCACCTTCCTCCTGCGGCATCGTGTGCTGCGAGCGCTCGCGCTATCCGCCAGCCTCAACAACCTCGTCTTCTCCGCGATCTTCGCGCTCGACGTCGTCTTCTTGACCACAGTGGTCGGTCTGCCGTCGGGAGCAGTGGGGATCCTGCTGGCTTCCGGCGCAGCGGGGGCGTTGCTGGGTGCCCGCATCGCCCCGCGGCTCAGCCGCGCCTTCGGCGGCGCCCGCGTCGCGTTGTTCGCGGTCCCCGCCGCGGCGCCGTGGGTGTTTTTGATCCCGCTGACGGGAAACGGGTGGATGGTCGCACTGTTCGCACTGGGACACGTGGCGATCGCCGTCGGCGTCACGGTCTTCGACATCATGCAGGTCAGTTACCGCCAGCGCGCATGTCCCCCGCACCTGCTCAGCCGCATGACCGCCATGTTCCGGTTCGCGGTGTGGGGAGCCGCCCCGCTGGGCGCGGTGTTCGGCGGCGCCTTGGCCGAATTGCTCGGCGTGCGCACCGCGTTGTGGTCGCTGGCAACGGCGTTGCTCATCGTCTCGCCGGTGCTGCTGCTGTCCCCCTTGCGGAGGATGCGCGAATTCGACGACGGATCTTGA
- a CDS encoding LysR family transcriptional regulator, with amino-acid sequence METRRLELLVALARLGSMREVADELGVTTSTVSQQLTALAQETGTALLEPVGRRVRLTPAGRRLADRGITILAAVDAAWSDLDPTAEPAGTVRVAGFATAIRRSLLPLLADLQRSHPAIRLLIAEHEPAEALDLLADDTIDLALVYDYALAPRTFDDRVETTPLWTTRWALGVPADAPEGGTTALDTVAAHRHDDWIVNSRNDADERVVAALAAHAGFSPRIAHRADSLDLVQDLIAAGLGVGLLPEDHPVRPGVHLISLDEPEVLLRAIAVVGRGRTEWAPLALVTARLTR; translated from the coding sequence ATGGAGACCCGGCGACTCGAACTGCTCGTCGCCCTGGCGCGGCTCGGCTCGATGCGCGAGGTGGCCGACGAGCTAGGGGTTACGACGTCCACGGTCTCTCAGCAGTTGACCGCGCTCGCGCAGGAAACCGGGACGGCGCTGTTGGAGCCGGTCGGCAGGCGGGTTCGGTTGACCCCGGCCGGAAGGCGGCTGGCCGATCGCGGCATCACGATCCTCGCAGCCGTTGACGCGGCGTGGTCCGACCTCGATCCCACCGCGGAACCCGCGGGCACCGTGAGGGTTGCGGGGTTCGCCACGGCGATCCGGCGGTCGCTGCTCCCGCTGCTCGCCGACCTGCAGCGCAGCCACCCCGCAATCCGGCTGCTGATCGCCGAGCACGAGCCCGCGGAGGCGCTGGACCTCCTCGCCGACGACACGATCGATCTCGCGCTGGTCTACGACTACGCCCTCGCACCGCGAACCTTCGACGACCGGGTCGAGACCACACCACTGTGGACGACGCGCTGGGCACTCGGGGTGCCCGCAGACGCGCCCGAGGGCGGGACGACCGCCCTCGACACCGTGGCCGCCCACCGGCACGACGACTGGATCGTCAACTCCCGCAACGACGCAGACGAGCGGGTCGTTGCGGCCCTCGCGGCGCACGCCGGGTTCTCCCCGCGCATCGCACACCGGGCGGACAGTCTCGACCTGGTGCAAGACCTCATCGCGGCCGGCTTGGGAGTGGGCCTGCTGCCCGAGGACCATCCGGTTCGCCCGGGCGTGCACCTGATCTCTTTGGACGAGCCGGAAGTACTACTACGCGCCATCGCGGTCGTCGGCCGAGGACGAACCGAATGGGCGCCGTTAGCCCTGGTCACAGCCCGCCTCACCCGCTGA
- a CDS encoding EamA family transporter codes for MTRSSRTAAGLAVVAMLCVQLGLAVSVGLIDRLGTEGTAWLRLTWAGLLLLVVVRPPLRDLTRRGLVTCVLLGVVTAGVTFLFMAAIARIPLGTASALEFLGPLGVAVVRGRGRARLWALVAGAGVLLLTKPWHADVDTVGVAFALAAAACWAGYILLTQRVGDEVDGLRGLAVSMPVAGVAATVVVLFSDAHVVFGALDLHLLLIGFGLAVLLPVVPFSLELIALRKLTTAAFGTLMALEPAIALLVGLVALHQVPDGSAVAGIALVVAAGIGAERSGARPTVDLEPEPSLR; via the coding sequence GTGACTCGCTCCAGCCGCACCGCCGCCGGCCTCGCCGTCGTCGCCATGCTCTGCGTCCAGCTCGGCCTCGCCGTGTCCGTCGGTCTCATCGACCGCCTCGGCACCGAAGGCACCGCGTGGCTCCGGCTCACCTGGGCGGGCCTGCTGCTGCTTGTCGTGGTCCGGCCCCCGCTGCGTGACCTCACCCGGCGCGGCCTGGTGACCTGCGTGCTGCTCGGCGTGGTGACGGCCGGCGTGACGTTCCTGTTCATGGCCGCGATCGCGCGGATCCCGCTCGGCACGGCGAGTGCTCTAGAGTTCCTCGGACCACTCGGCGTCGCGGTCGTGCGCGGTCGCGGTCGGGCCCGGCTGTGGGCGCTCGTCGCCGGGGCGGGAGTGTTGCTGCTCACCAAGCCTTGGCACGCCGACGTCGATACGGTGGGCGTTGCGTTCGCGCTGGCGGCGGCTGCGTGCTGGGCCGGCTACATCCTGCTCACACAGCGGGTCGGTGACGAGGTGGACGGGCTGCGCGGGCTCGCCGTCTCGATGCCGGTCGCCGGGGTCGCGGCGACCGTGGTGGTCCTCTTTTCAGACGCCCATGTCGTCTTCGGTGCCCTCGATCTGCACCTGCTGCTGATCGGGTTCGGACTCGCGGTGCTGCTCCCGGTGGTGCCGTTCAGCCTCGAACTGATCGCACTGCGCAAGCTCACCACCGCCGCCTTCGGCACGCTGATGGCGCTGGAACCCGCGATCGCGCTGCTCGTGGGATTGGTTGCGCTGCATCAGGTGCCGGACGGCAGCGCCGTCGCCGGGATCGCGCTCGTCGTGGCAGCGGGGATCGGGGCCGAGCGCTCCGGGGCCCGTCCGACGGTCGACCTCGAGCCCGAACCGAGCCTGCGCTGA
- a CDS encoding IclR family transcriptional regulator produces MSWGDAKSLDHRVVTTATYETLSSMDSGAERVAALLLAFGAGGAANDHGVSDLARAVGRERSQVSRMLKALERGGLVEQDPQTRRYRLGWTLLVLAASAGDEALLRAARPALRGIVARTGEVALLSVQRGNRSFTVLREESNQSLRAGGWVGRSSPMHCTASGRALLFDSDDELVEALTEEDLRTPISGPAAPRNLDELLERLCTERARGYATASEEVEIGLTSVGVPIRDHSGILTAVINISGPTSRLIGRIDESARRLRVAATAIETALKQPYGKDAALPARPRMPAE; encoded by the coding sequence ATGAGCTGGGGAGATGCCAAGTCTCTTGATCATCGTGTTGTCACCACAGCAACGTATGAGACGCTTTCGAGCATGGATTCGGGAGCGGAACGCGTCGCCGCACTTCTGTTGGCCTTCGGCGCGGGGGGAGCCGCCAACGACCACGGGGTGAGCGACCTCGCCCGGGCCGTCGGGCGAGAGCGAAGTCAGGTCTCACGAATGCTCAAGGCGCTCGAACGCGGCGGCCTGGTCGAGCAGGACCCGCAAACCAGGCGCTACCGGCTGGGATGGACCCTGCTCGTGCTGGCCGCGAGCGCCGGAGACGAAGCGCTGCTCCGCGCGGCCCGGCCCGCGCTGCGCGGGATCGTCGCACGCACCGGCGAGGTGGCGTTGCTGTCCGTGCAGCGGGGGAACCGATCGTTCACCGTCCTGCGCGAGGAATCGAACCAGTCCCTTCGCGCCGGCGGCTGGGTGGGACGCAGCTCCCCGATGCACTGCACGGCCTCCGGGAGAGCCCTGCTGTTCGACTCCGACGACGAACTCGTCGAAGCGCTCACCGAAGAGGATCTCCGAACCCCCATCTCCGGCCCAGCGGCACCGCGGAACCTCGACGAGCTGCTGGAACGACTGTGCACCGAGCGCGCCAGGGGTTACGCGACGGCCAGCGAGGAGGTGGAGATCGGCCTGACCTCGGTCGGCGTCCCGATCCGCGACCACTCCGGCATCCTGACCGCCGTCATCAACATCTCCGGTCCCACCTCCCGTCTGATCGGCAGGATCGACGAATCGGCTCGCCGGCTCCGGGTCGCGGCCACGGCAATCGAGACGGCCCTGAAACAGCCATACGGGAAGGACGCAGCGCTGCCCGCCCGGCCAAGAATGCCGGCGGAGTAG
- a CDS encoding lyase family protein, giving the protein MTADVGSTTSRDQLYGPQTELGVKNFPVRGRTFGDLMPFVHNYARVKLAAARVNHASGVLDEARCEAIVAACQEIIAGEHADQFPTSLVHGGGGTTANMNVNEVVAARASTIAGVAVHPNDHVNASQSTNDTYPTAMALTILELTEAPVAALRELSAAFERKAAEFDQTPHLGRTCLQDAVVLTAGDTHRGHAAAISRVAAGLASAAAGLGSVPIGATAVGTGIGAPAGFGERCAEVLATLTGRPITSAENRYDSLAHLDPYSEIAAAGTRAAIAMAKIAADLRILSSGPHGGFGDLTIPAVQAGSSIMPAKVNPVVPEYVMQLSYRVRGQSHVVDCAVAAGELELNVMEPVILDALTTIFDDITAAAETFARRCVNGLAWNGVHRERNLTGALDQWVELSAAEGYETATGRLRGDSGNGGRSA; this is encoded by the coding sequence ATGACTGCCGATGTGGGCTCCACGACGTCCCGAGATCAGCTGTACGGGCCCCAGACCGAGCTGGGTGTGAAGAACTTTCCGGTGCGTGGCCGCACCTTCGGTGACCTGATGCCCTTCGTGCACAACTACGCCCGGGTCAAGCTCGCGGCCGCACGGGTCAACCACGCGTCGGGGGTACTCGACGAGGCCCGGTGCGAGGCCATCGTCGCCGCGTGCCAGGAGATCATCGCGGGCGAGCACGCCGATCAGTTCCCGACCTCGCTCGTCCACGGCGGCGGTGGGACCACCGCCAACATGAACGTCAACGAAGTGGTCGCGGCGCGTGCGAGCACGATCGCCGGGGTCGCGGTCCACCCGAACGACCACGTCAACGCATCGCAGTCCACGAACGACACCTATCCGACGGCGATGGCCTTGACGATCCTCGAACTGACCGAGGCGCCGGTCGCTGCGTTGCGCGAGCTGTCCGCCGCGTTCGAACGCAAGGCGGCCGAGTTCGACCAGACTCCGCACCTCGGGCGCACGTGCCTGCAGGACGCGGTGGTCCTCACCGCCGGGGACACCCACCGGGGCCATGCCGCGGCGATCAGCCGGGTCGCGGCCGGGCTGGCGAGCGCTGCCGCAGGGCTGGGGTCGGTCCCGATCGGGGCGACGGCGGTCGGCACCGGTATCGGCGCTCCGGCGGGGTTCGGCGAGCGGTGTGCCGAGGTGCTGGCCACGTTGACCGGGCGTCCGATCACCAGCGCGGAGAACCGCTACGACAGCCTGGCGCACCTGGACCCGTACTCCGAGATCGCCGCGGCCGGAACTCGGGCCGCGATCGCCATGGCCAAGATCGCCGCCGACCTTCGGATCCTCTCCTCCGGCCCGCACGGAGGATTCGGTGACCTCACGATCCCGGCCGTGCAGGCCGGGTCGTCCATCATGCCTGCCAAGGTCAACCCGGTGGTCCCCGAGTACGTCATGCAGCTCAGCTACCGGGTCCGGGGTCAGAGCCACGTGGTGGACTGTGCCGTCGCCGCAGGCGAGCTCGAGCTCAACGTGATGGAGCCGGTGATTCTGGACGCGTTGACGACCATCTTCGACGACATCACCGCCGCCGCCGAGACCTTCGCTCGACGCTGCGTCAACGGCCTGGCGTGGAACGGCGTCCACCGGGAGCGCAACCTCACCGGCGCGCTGGACCAGTGGGTCGAACTGTCGGCCGCAGAGGGCTACGAGACCGCCACCGGCCGGTTGCGCGGGGACTCCGGGAACGGGGGGCGGTCGGCATGA
- a CDS encoding MFS transporter, whose protein sequence is MSTSAPNTATALAYEDAPLTRFHLRVTIAGTGGQFSDGFILGIIGIVIAAATNTLGLTPLWVGLLGAATLAGLFFGAVIVGPIADRIGRRQIFAWDMLAFAVLSLAQFFVQTPGQLLVLRLLLGLVLGADYVVSKSLVTEHAPRRFRGRLMSLLAVAWAGGYVFAYLIGFLLTGHGEDSWRYMLAVSAIPALLVFGFRLGVPEAPLWLSRHGRDEEAATVVRRHLGPNVTPPTAAPTTSHRGMRTLFNPTHRKRTAVGALFYVCQVIPFFALGTFSPQVMAALGVTSKLGAGALYNVFLLAGAIVGLLIIDKISRRLFLIGTFVVGGALLAGLTVLADLGGPVVSVALFTAFAFVLAAAVNLEFVYPPELFPTDLRASGVGIAVAASRIGSAASTFLLPLVADGYGMNVALGGCVVVLFLGALVCWAWAPETGTESLDSIDTRD, encoded by the coding sequence ATGAGCACCTCAGCCCCGAACACCGCCACTGCTCTCGCCTACGAGGACGCTCCGCTCACCCGTTTCCACCTCAGGGTGACCATCGCCGGCACCGGCGGGCAGTTCAGCGACGGCTTCATCCTCGGCATCATCGGCATCGTCATCGCCGCGGCCACCAACACCCTCGGACTCACTCCGCTGTGGGTCGGCTTGTTGGGCGCGGCCACGCTGGCCGGTCTGTTCTTCGGCGCGGTCATCGTAGGACCGATCGCGGACCGCATCGGGCGCCGGCAGATCTTCGCCTGGGACATGCTGGCCTTCGCCGTGCTGTCGCTGGCGCAGTTCTTCGTCCAGACGCCGGGCCAGCTGCTGGTCCTGCGGCTGCTGCTGGGTCTCGTGCTCGGGGCGGACTACGTCGTCAGCAAGTCCCTGGTGACCGAACACGCGCCGCGCAGGTTCCGCGGCCGGCTGATGAGCCTGCTGGCCGTGGCCTGGGCCGGCGGCTACGTTTTCGCCTACCTGATCGGTTTCCTGCTCACCGGGCACGGCGAGGACTCCTGGCGCTACATGCTCGCCGTCAGCGCCATCCCGGCACTGCTCGTCTTCGGCTTCCGGCTCGGAGTCCCCGAAGCACCGCTGTGGCTGTCCCGGCACGGGCGCGACGAGGAGGCGGCAACCGTCGTCCGGCGCCACCTCGGCCCGAACGTGACCCCACCCACCGCGGCGCCCACCACGAGCCACCGCGGCATGCGCACCCTGTTCAACCCGACCCACCGCAAGCGGACCGCCGTCGGCGCCCTGTTCTACGTCTGCCAGGTCATCCCGTTCTTCGCCCTCGGCACCTTCTCACCCCAGGTCATGGCGGCACTCGGGGTCACCAGCAAGCTGGGAGCCGGTGCCCTCTACAACGTCTTCCTGCTGGCCGGTGCGATCGTCGGGTTGCTCATCATCGACAAGATCTCCCGCCGGCTCTTCCTGATCGGGACCTTCGTAGTCGGCGGGGCATTGCTGGCCGGGCTCACGGTCTTGGCCGACCTCGGCGGACCTGTCGTCTCAGTGGCCCTGTTCACGGCATTCGCCTTCGTGCTCGCGGCAGCGGTCAACCTGGAGTTCGTCTACCCGCCGGAGCTCTTCCCGACCGACCTCCGCGCCTCCGGCGTGGGAATCGCCGTTGCCGCCAGCCGGATCGGCTCCGCGGCGAGCACGTTCCTGCTTCCACTCGTGGCGGACGGATACGGCATGAACGTCGCGCTCGGCGGCTGCGTCGTCGTGCTGTTCCTCGGTGCTCTCGTCTGCTGGGCATGGGCGCCCGAGACGGGCACGGAATCGCTGGACAGCATCGACACTCGCGACTGA
- a CDS encoding asparaginase → MESAARIRIIALGGTIASTTGANGRARPRLTGDQLLTAVPGLDQVAALEVDSLDPVPSCSIGWAQVLEVADRIERARQAGLDGVVITQGTDTIEETSFAWDLLSANGMAVVVTGAMRHSDHPGADGPANLLDAVRLAATPAARSHGVLVTLASEIHTARTVRKRHTSSIAAFTSPTGSVGEIVEDRVHLAPPDSRHVLLTAPTHPAEIPRIPLVRACLGDGGWWLTAAQAAPGVVIEGMGGGHLPIAEAMRLREFAHRMPVVLTSRTGAGDVLRQTYGGFTGSETDLLDAGLIPAGDLDGMKARVALSLALALDMPREEISSTFEVLGTGRETLSGAVS, encoded by the coding sequence GTGGAAAGCGCAGCGCGCATCCGCATCATCGCCCTGGGTGGAACGATCGCCTCCACCACCGGCGCGAACGGACGAGCCCGACCACGGCTCACCGGCGACCAACTCCTCACTGCCGTGCCTGGACTCGATCAGGTAGCGGCGCTGGAGGTCGATTCACTGGACCCGGTCCCGTCCTGCTCCATCGGGTGGGCACAGGTTCTCGAGGTCGCCGACCGGATCGAACGGGCACGACAGGCGGGCCTCGATGGCGTGGTGATCACCCAGGGCACCGACACCATCGAGGAAACCAGCTTCGCTTGGGATCTGTTGTCTGCCAACGGCATGGCGGTCGTGGTCACCGGCGCCATGCGCCACAGCGACCACCCCGGCGCCGACGGGCCGGCCAATCTGCTCGACGCGGTGCGTCTGGCCGCCACCCCGGCCGCCAGGAGCCACGGCGTCCTGGTCACCCTGGCCTCCGAGATCCACACCGCCCGTACCGTACGTAAGCGCCACACCTCCTCGATCGCCGCGTTCACCTCGCCGACGGGGTCGGTCGGCGAGATCGTCGAGGACCGAGTGCATCTGGCCCCGCCCGACAGTCGGCACGTCCTGCTCACCGCACCGACCCACCCAGCGGAAATCCCGCGGATCCCGCTCGTCCGCGCCTGTCTCGGCGACGGCGGCTGGTGGCTCACCGCGGCGCAAGCCGCTCCCGGCGTGGTCATCGAAGGGATGGGCGGCGGGCACCTGCCGATTGCCGAAGCCATGCGGCTGAGGGAGTTCGCGCACCGGATGCCCGTCGTACTCACCTCACGCACAGGCGCCGGGGACGTCCTGCGCCAGACCTACGGCGGGTTCACCGGATCGGAGACCGATCTTCTCGATGCCGGGCTGATCCCGGCAGGGGATCTGGACGGCATGAAGGCCCGCGTTGCGCTATCACTCGCGCTGGCCCTCGACATGCCGCGAGAGGAGATATCGAGCACGTTCGAGGTCCTCGGGACCGGGAGGGAAACCCTCAGCGGAGCAGTCTCGTAG
- a CDS encoding haloacid dehalogenase-like hydrolase has protein sequence MAHAHPSLSYLLSFRAEKPGTAGRSRRRRPRSRRRPTPIRRPSRTLGARLARSDRVIWDGVAALRALLAREWRVVIATASEHELAAAYLRGIGLHAVELIASRIDPTTGRFHVHNHGTEKPRQLELAGIGTGWTVAYTDSLNDLPLLQRATRPILVNPNRKLVRRTTDRLGTTPDIVSWNGAALHD, from the coding sequence GTGGCTCACGCCCATCCTTCACTGTCGTACCTGCTGTCGTTTCGGGCAGAAAAGCCAGGCACAGCAGGGAGATCAAGACGGAGACGACCACGTAGCCGACGACGGCCCACGCCGATCCGGCGGCCGAGTCGCACGCTCGGCGCCCGCCTCGCCCGTAGCGACCGGGTCATCTGGGACGGCGTCGCGGCACTGCGCGCGCTGCTCGCTCGGGAATGGCGCGTCGTGATCGCAACGGCGTCCGAACACGAACTCGCGGCAGCGTACCTGCGGGGCATCGGCCTGCACGCAGTCGAACTGATCGCGTCCCGCATCGACCCGACGACCGGCCGGTTCCACGTGCACAACCACGGCACCGAGAAGCCCCGCCAGCTCGAACTCGCCGGCATCGGCACCGGCTGGACGGTCGCCTACACCGACTCCCTCAACGATCTGCCCCTACTGCAACGAGCCACACGGCCGATCCTGGTGAACCCGAACCGCAAGCTAGTGCGCAGAACCACCGACCGCCTCGGCACCACTCCCGACATCGTGAGCTGGAACGGGGCGGCGCTTCACGACTGA